From one Lotus japonicus ecotype B-129 chromosome 3, LjGifu_v1.2 genomic stretch:
- the LOC130744391 gene encoding uncharacterized protein LOC130744391, translating into MGIWKIISVRSIFGYATIGSISANLNSVPVLDGTNFKDWKENMEIVLGCMDLDLALRVEKPASPTESSTSEQRKDYEKWDRSNRMSLMIIKRGIPEVFRGTISEEIKGAKDFLAEIEKRFAKSDKAETI; encoded by the exons ATGGGTATATGGAAAATTATTAGTGTGCGTTCAATTTTTGGCTATG CAACTATTGGTTCGATATCTGCTAATCTGAATTCGGTTCCAGTCCTTGATGGAACAAATTTTAAGGACTGGAAAGAGAACATGGAAATTGTTCTTGGCTGCATGGACCTTGACCTTGCACTAAGGGTGGAGAAACCCGCTTCTCCTACGGAATCTAGTACCTCTGAACAGAGGAAAGATTATGAGAAGTGGGATCGCTCCAATCGCATGAGTCTTATGATCATTAAGCGCGGCATTCCTGAGGTCTTTAGGGGTACTATCTCGGAAGAGATAAAAGGTGCCAAAGATTTCCTTGCTGAAATTGAAAAGCGCTTTGCAAAAAGCGATAAGGCAGAAACAA TTTAA